The DNA region GTTGAAGATGTCGAACTACATTATAGATTTTGATGCGGTGACGTTAGAAGCTGTTAGCAGATCAAATGATGTAGGTAAATATAGTCAAACGAGTTGATGTAGTTTTATGAGAAACACATCTACTGCTGATATACATTTTCGACTTCTGATAAGCCCAACAACTTCCATGTTTGACGGTCAGGATGAATGTGTCTGAAGCTATCCACACAACAAGCGAAGAAGGCAATAGCACGGATCAAAGGTGTGATTATGATTTCACTGCGGCATACGTTGTTGTTTTGCTTATCACATCTACCATAGTCCTAGCTATCATTGTCGGCAACGTCCTGGTTATTATGTCAGTTCATCGTTTTCCAGTGCTTCAAACTGTCAATAACTATTTCATATGTAGTCTTGCTTATGCCGATTTGCTGGTCGTGTTGGCTGCGGTCTTAAATGCAGGTTTAACACTTGACGTAATTCCAAGACGAGGAAGTATTTACTTCTGCCTTCTACAATCCACGGTGTTTGAAACTGGAACCCTTGCATCGATAATACATCTGCTGGTCATCGCAATAGACAGACACTTGGCTATTTCAACGCCATTGACGTATCACACAACAATGACACCAAGAAGGGCAAAAGGAACCATATTTATAACTTGGTTAATACCTGTAATCTATTTATTATTGCATTACTTGTCTGTTGCCGTAAATAGTGACATCAGTTTTTACGATGTCGTATGTAACAGCGTAGACACACTGCCTTCTTTGTTTGCCATATTCTATGGGGGTCCATTCATCATTATGGCATTcctctatctacatgtattctgGATAGCAAGAAAACATTCCAAGAGAATTGCACAACAGggcaaattatttgaaaatgcaACATACAAAAATGATTTGAAAGCAGTCAAGACACTTAGTATAGTGATCGGAGCTTTTGTCGTCTGCTGGTTACCGCCAATTATACTCTTTTCTTCAACTTCGGTCGACTGGCCAATATGTGGGACACCTTGGTTGTTCTTCCTGTCTATATCACTATCAGTGAGTAACTCAGCCCTTAATCCTGCCATTTATGCATGGGTGAGCAAGGAATTTAGAGGGGCGTTTAAGAAATTGCTTGGAAGGAACGAAAAGATGAAAACGCACAGGAGAATTTCATGTCGAACTCCCGTAGTTGATGTAGAACTCTAAGAGTCACAAGCGTGCATTGATATATGTTGAATGGGATGAGGAAAATGAGAACATGACTGTAAGCATTTCCATGTTATGTATTCTTACTAAATCATGATACCTAGAAGAGATAATGGTTGTCGACTTGCAACAAAAGGATATGAGCATGCCTAAGAGGAAACACCATGATTTGAAGATTTGAAGattttgaaaaagaagaaagaaaataacgattactattattgtatatttatctGTCCTTCACTCCTAAAgtctttcatttcaaaatatgatttcaCTATGTCAGATTGCaaagaaaacacattttttaacAATATGTAGATTTAGTATAATGTTTTATATAAAGTAGAGTCACTCTATgttaattcatatatatatatatatatatatatatatatatatatatatatatccaaatgTATGGTTCCAGATGTTCCGgtgtacagtgctcgatacagTTGTAGAGCTTGTGACCAGATGGCCATACGAAACAAATTTGTAGAGTAGGATCGAATGTAACGAagtattcacacacacacacacactctgagtttctgtatataaataatgCTGTAAACCATATATTGCAAAAGCGGGTATGAATAAAAGTCTGTCCAGTCGTTGGTCCGCTTATGTTGAGCATATTACATAAGTGGAAACAACGACAAAATAATTACACAGACCATACAATTAGAAGAAGGTCGCACACCTAAATCCTGTTTTATCTGTACACAATGCCTAACGGAATGTCCctcatgtattcatttatatcaACACCACGTATTAAGGTTGTCAAATTATCAAACATCTACATGTTTTAGAACCAAGTTTGATTCACAACGTGACCGAGTAATGTGAATACTGTCGAAATATATCAATGTACTATTTAGAAAGTAAAAAATCGTGGTGCCATGATCTTACGTTGTGATCACGGATATATATTGTGATTTCAAATAAAACGAAAAAGTTAAATTTACCAGGAATGCTGCATGACTCATATGTTTAATAATACCTTTTATAATCATTGTCTGCCGCAAATGATTGTAGTTTGaattttatgtatacatgatatgtgCTTACAAGAAACTCTCTCGCTAGACTCGTGTAAAAGATGCCAAGTCTGAACACTTTGTGATAAAGTGCCATGTCAATAGATTCAAATTGCAAGTTGGGAAAGAGATACCTAAATAAGGAAATTTTAACTGCGATGCATGGTGAACTATACGTGTATAGCCACATCTGGCGTTTCGTACAGTAACAGACAAGATAAGATAGGAAGATATTACCTTTGAGAACAATTAGTATTTTGAGTTTATTCACAAACTTTTGGAAAATATATATCCAACGTTTGATTCATCATGTCATCAACCATTTACTTTATTGTAATTATGTACACACATTCCATACATTACAGCAGGTTACTTATATCGCTTACATACCAAAATGTCAAAACGAGCCCTTTGGAAATGTTTGAATATATTCAAAGAATTATCTTGAAGCGAGTTGTTGCGTTTTGCCATAAATGCAAGACCATTTAATGATATCGATCTCGAATGTTAATTTGTACATACCAGTTCCCCTTAAATTGAAAGCAGTTATGGATCTTACGCCTACGATTTCCGATAACGTTTTGTTGTGTTTCGTACGAATATAATCATGAAAAGATTCCCTGAGACAAACTAACATTTCGTTTTTACATGTCTTGACATCTATACCCTATTTATTTTGACACTAATTGTTGGCAAAGTTTTTGGATGGACGTCATGTAAAGAAACCATACAAATGGAACTATTTCTTAGGTCAATAAATCTAGGAAATGGAATATCACACAGTGTCGCTATTAATTGAAACCAAATATTAATTGATAATTGTCAAATACATTTCCATTAGCTCTGTGGCCAGAGGatattgtttcattgaaatatgatGAACGTTACCTCCCACCACATTATTTAAGAACATTTCCAATTACGGTTCAACTATAAATTTCAAGGGAATACGAACGCCCGTACTTGTCCTCTCTCAGTGTCCCTTTCCTGATTGCTGCAGTAACCATCGTATGCTATATTTATGGTCAGGATGGACATCTATGAGTCTATTAACGATACTAATACAAACCAAacaaagtatgattatgaaccACGGTGTGATACAGACTGGACCGGGGAATACATCATAATTTCAGTCACAACATTTATCATCGTAGCAGCTATAATTTTTGGCAATATCCTGGTGATTCTATCGGTTCACCGTTTTCCAAAACTTCAAACTGTCAACAACTATTTCATCTGTAGTCTGGCTTACGCGGATTTGATTGTCATCGTGACTGCAATCTTCAATGCAGGTTTGAGTCTACGGGGAATTCCACGGAGAGGTAGTATTTACTTCTGTCTGCTGCAGTCCATGTTCTTTCAAATAGGATGTCAAACATCGATAGTACATATACTGCTTATTGCAGTCGATCGCTATCTTGCCATCTCGTCGCCACTGCTGTACCACGTGAGAATGACACCAAGAAGAGCAAAAGTGATCCTACTAACGACGTGGCCAATACCTGCAATTTACCTTTCATCCGAATACGTGTATCTGTTTGTGAGTGGTGTGGATATTCAAAATATCCCCTGCAACATGGAGGGTATATTGCCGTTTGGGTTTGCAATATCTTGGTTCGCCATCTTCTTTGTAGCGCCATTCACTATCATGCTGATCCTTTATTCACACATATTCTGGATTGCGAGGAAACATTCTAGAAAAATTGCCGCCCAGGGTCAGTCGtctgaaaatacaaattacagaaaaaaCATGAAAGCAGCAAAGACTCTCTGTGTAGTACTCGGTGCATTTCTTATTTGTTGGTTACCCTTACTCGCCGCAATTATTATAAATCATCTCCCGTGGCCTACGTGTAGCACACCTTGGCTATTCTTCTTTTTGTTATTATTAGCTGTGAGTAACTCAGCACTCAATCCTGCTATTTATGCATACAGGATTATTGAATTTAGAGAATCATTTAAGAAGTTGCTCACGaggaacaaaaatattgaaattcaacATCAGAAGCCTTCGAATGCTTCAGCAGTCGAGAGAACTTCAAGATGTTTGAGAGGCATGCATTTCCCAAGACAGTTATACATATAACAGTTTCTGTATTTCGAACTTCAATACAATTATTTGAAAACAACTTCTAAATGTTTGAATGACATATTTAGTCTAACTTTCTCTCTCACAAAAGATATTAACAGCATGAATACCGAGAAAAATGTGTTGTGAACTGAAAATTACATGATTACattgatgtttttaaaaataaaaagttctAATTCCTGTACACAGGTATTCTCAATTTGATTGAATTGAGAGAAAACGTCTCCAAA from Glandiceps talaboti chromosome 18, keGlaTala1.1, whole genome shotgun sequence includes:
- the LOC144449681 gene encoding beta-1 adrenergic receptor-like, producing MNVSEAIHTTSEEGNSTDQRCDYDFTAAYVVVLLITSTIVLAIIVGNVLVIMSVHRFPVLQTVNNYFICSLAYADLLVVLAAVLNAGLTLDVIPRRGSIYFCLLQSTVFETGTLASIIHLLVIAIDRHLAISTPLTYHTTMTPRRAKGTIFITWLIPVIYLLLHYLSVAVNSDISFYDVVCNSVDTLPSLFAIFYGGPFIIMAFLYLHVFWIARKHSKRIAQQGKLFENATYKNDLKAVKTLSIVIGAFVVCWLPPIILFSSTSVDWPICGTPWLFFLSISLSVSNSALNPAIYAWVSKEFRGAFKKLLGRNEKMKTHRRISCRTPVVDVEL